Proteins from a genomic interval of Capsicum annuum cultivar UCD-10X-F1 chromosome 4, UCD10Xv1.1, whole genome shotgun sequence:
- the LOC107854184 gene encoding calcium-binding protein PBP1 — protein sequence MSTLERDVVFEDFFPSMLEKLGAEGFLKELRNGFRVLMDEQREVITFESLKKNLEFLGLKDNDMSDDEVMYMLNEGDLDGDGCVNEMEFCVLMVRLSPDLMDISRMWLEETLAKL from the coding sequence ATGTCTACATTGGAGCGCGACGTGGTGTTTGAGGATTTTTTTCCATCAATGTTGGAGAAACTTGGAGCTGAGGGATTCTTGAAAGAGTTAAGAAATGGATTTAGGGTTTTAATGGATGAACAAAGGGAAGTCATAACATTTGAAAGCTTAAAGAAGAATTTAGAATTTTTGGGATTGAAAGACAATGATATGAGTGATGATGAAGTGATGTACATGTTGAATGAAGGTGATTTGGATGGTGATGGTTGTGTAAATGAGATGGAATTTTGTGTATTAATGGTTCGTTTAAGTCCAGATTTAATGGACATTTCAAGAATGTGGTTGGAAGAAACTCTTGCCAAATTGTAA